GACGTCCTCGGCGGCACCGCGAAGAGCCCCGACAAGGACGCCGCGATCCGGGTGTCCGTGCGCAACGCGAGCGGCGTCAAGGACAACACCGGCAAGGCCCGCGTGGTCCTGCTGAACGGCGGCTTCTCGTTCCAGGACGGCGGCTCCGGGGCCGCCGAGGCCACCTCTGAGGTCGTCTACGCCGACGCCGCCGACAAGGACGACGCCACCGAGGTCGCCAAGACGCTCGGACTGCCCGCGGGCGCCGTCAGCAAGGGCGACGTGTCCGGGAACGCCGACGTGTCCGTGGTCCTGGGCCAGGACTACGCCCCGTCGTCCTCGTAACACCGGTCGGCACATCGCCGCAGGCCACCCCACGTGAAGCGATAATCACGTGGGGTGCTGTCACTGGTCCGTGAGACCCTTGATGTCGAGTGAAGTCAAGTGTCCGCCGATCGAAAGCCTTGTAGTGACCGCTACCGACCGTTCCCTCGAGCTCGTCAACACCGCCGCCCAGGCCGCAGCCGACAAGCTCGCGCACGACATCATCGCCTACGACGTCAGCGACGTCCTGTCGATCACGGACGCCTTCCTGCTGGCCTCCGCGCCCAACGACCGCCAGGTCAAGTCGATCGTCGACGAGATCGAGGAGCGGCTCAACAAGGAGCTCGGCGCCAAGCCGGTGCGCCGCGAGGGCGACCGCGAGGCCCGCTGGGTCCTGCTCGACTACGTCGACATCGTCGTCCACGTCCAGCACAGCGAGGAGCGCGTCTTCTACGCCCTCGAGCGGCTGTGGAAGGACTGCCCGGAGCTCGAACTGCCCGAGGACGCCAGGGCCACCCGCGGCAAGGCCGCCGAGCACGCCAAGCTCCAGGCCGCCGAGGAGGCCGCCGATCTCGGCGGTGAGTGGCGATGAGCACCACCGACGAGGTCCCCACGGACAGGCCAGGCCGCGGCCGCCGCGTCATCCTGTGGCGGCACGGCCAGACCTCCTGGAACGTGGAGCGCCGCTTCCAGGGCTCCACGGACGTCGCGCTCACCGAGGCGGGCATCTCCCAGGCCCGCCGGGCCGCCCGGCTGCTCGTCAACCTCAAGCCCGACGCGATCATCGCCTCCGACCTTCAGCGCGCCGCCGCCACGGCGGCCGAGCTGGCCGGGCTCACCGGCCTGGAGGTGACGCACGACGAGGCCCTGCGCGAGACCTACGCGGGCGTCTGGCAGGGCCTGACGCATGAGGAGATCATCGCCCGCCACGGCGAGGAGTACGCCGCGTGGAAGCGCGGTGAGCCGGTGCGCCGCGGCGGTGGCGAACTGGAGACCGAGGTCGCCGACCGCGCCGCGCCCGTGGTGCTCCGGCACACCGAGAAGCTGCCCGACGACGGCACGCTCGTGGTGGTCAGTCACGGCGGCACCATCCGTACGACCATCGGCCGTCTCCTCGGCCTCCAGGCCCGGCACTGGGAGAGTCTCGGGGGCCTCTCCAACTGCTGCTGGTCGGTCCTGGGTGAGGGCGCGCGCGGCTGGCGCCTGCTGGAGCACAACGCCGGCACCCTGCCAGAGCCGGTCCTCGGCGACGACGACTGAAGCCGGGCTCCCCGGCCGGGGCGACCCGGGGACCCGGATTTCACTTTCTGGCAGGTCGCAGGCTAAAGTTCTTCTTGTTCGCCCCGCTGAGCGGGGCGGAACGCAAGGGGCTATAGCTCAGTTGGTAGAGCGCCTGCATGGCATGCAGGAGGTCAGGAGTTCAATTCTCCTTAGCTCCACAGTCAGACAACAAGATCCCGTCGATCGCTCAGATCGGCGGGATCTTCTGGTATCCGAACTGTTCGGGTCCGTCTTGAGTCACTTGGGCCTCGCAGGCGTATACCTCTCAGGAGAGGCGCGTTGGGGTGCGTGTTCGCACGGTTCGTACGGCATGGAGGCTGCCGTGTCCGGACTGGTACTGAGGCGTCGCTGACCGTATTGGTCCGGCCGTGGCAGAATCAAACGGCCGGAGGGGGCGCGGCCCGACGGGAGGGAGTAGCGATGCCTGCGAGCATCCTCGGAGAGGTCGGTCACCTCTTCGAAGCAGCATTGACACGGGACACGATCACCCGCCTCAGCTGCCCTTCCTGCGGCTCCGTCCACGTCGCCCAGCTTCTCGGTGACAACGGCGGAGTTTCCTACGTGTGCACGGCCTGCGGCCACAGCTGGAGCTGATCGATGGGTGCACACAGGCGAAAGTGCGACTGGTGCGGCAGCGGAACGCCGATCGTCCGTGACATGGAACCGGTGAACCCCGACTACCAGTACTGGTGCGAGGAATGCGCGCGGGCGCTGATCATAAAAGGCGACCCGATCGAGACCTACCGTGAACTCGAGGGTGAACCGATCTACGGCCGGCTCCTCGAAGAACACTGCACGCTGAAGCGCTTCTATTCCTTCGTCACGGCATGACCTTCGGGTCATAAATTCCGACATTTCAGGGCGTACTGCCCTGGAAGGTAAACGATTTGGTGCTGCACCCGGTCGACCGGTAATGTTGGCGTCGCCGCCGGGGAAACCGGGCGGAACGCAAGGGGCTATAGCTCAGTTGGTAGAGCGCCTGCATGGCATGCAGGAGGTCAGGAGTTCAATTCTCCTTAGCTCCACAGCAAGATCCCGCCGGATGGAATCCATCCGGCGGGATCTTTTTCGTGTGCGAACACCCTTGGTTCCGAACACCCTTGGTCGCAGGGGCCGTCCGGTGGGACGGCCCCTGGGGCTCAGCGGCCCAGGGCGCGCCTGCCGCGGCCCTGGGAGAGGACCGGCAGGTTGTTCCGGGAGGTGTCCTGCCCGCGGGTGTCCTCCTCGATCCGCAGGGCGAGGGCGGGACAACGCCGCACCGCGCGCAGGGCCTTGGCCTCGGCGTAGCGCGGCACCATCGCCTGGGCGACGGTCGGGAAGCCGTCCGCGCCGAGCTGGAAGACCTCCGGGAGGATGTCGGCGCACAGCCCGTGGCCGCGGCACAGCGTCCAGTCGACGTAGATCTTCTGGCGGGCCGGGCCGTTCTCCTCCTCCTCGCCGCCGCCCGGGATGCCCGTGGGAGCCCTGCCGCCCTCGAAGAGCGGCAGAACGCCCTCCACGGGCCGTCCGCAGCCATTGCCGAGGACATGGGCCGCGAGGTCGTCCGTGAACGCCTTGATGGTCGACTCAAGGAACATCGCGGAGCCGTCCGGGTGCGAGCACGCGCCACGCCGCTTCACGTTCTTGGCGACCTGCTTGAGCGCCTCCAGGGCGGCAGGGCCGCCGCCGTTGAGGATGTCCTCCAGGCCGCGCGCGGCGGCCGGCAGACCGAGGTAGCAGGGGCCGCACTGGCCCGCGCTCTCCTCGGCCAGCCACTGCGCCACCCGCAGCGACTCGCCCAGCGGGCAGGTCTCCTGAGTGATCGGCAGGACCGCGCCGGCGCCGAGCGCGCCGCCCACCGCGTCCAGGGAGTTGCGGGAGACGATCGCCTCGTTGACCGTCGCCGCGTCGATCCACTTGCCGTGGTAGCCGCCGGTCAGCACGCCCTGCGGCACCGGCGGGGCGCCGGCCAGCTGGAGGACGTAGCGCAGCGGTACGCCCGTGGGCACCTCGATGACCATCGGGCGGGCGACCGCGCCGGAGACCGTGAGCATGACGGTGCCCGGCTCGTCGTACAGGCCGGTGTTGCCGTAGCGCTCCGGGCCGATGCGGGCGGCGATGGCCAGCTGCGCGAACGTCTCGGCGTTGGAGAGCAGGGTCGGGGCGCCGCCGACGCCGTTCTGCGAGGCGCTGACCTTGCGGCCGGGCGGGATCGCCGGGCCGCCGTCGATCGAGCGGATCACGGAGGCCGCGGCACCGGTGACCATGCGCACCGGGTTGCGCTGCACGAACGCGCGTAGCGCCGAGCGGCGGCTGTTGCTCAGGCCGCGCTCGGCGAGGGCCGCCTCCATGGAGCGCTGGGTGGACTCCCGGGTCACCGCGATCACGAGCGTGCGGGCACCCATGGCCTCGGCGCACAGCAGCGCGCCGTCCAGGATGAGATGCGGGGCACGGTTGATCATCACCGTGTCCTTGCGGCAGGCCGGTTCGTCCTCACTGCCGTTGACCACGACGACGGGCCGTACGCCGCGCTTGATCGCGGTCTCGGCGACCGAGCGCAGCTTCTTGTGGAAGGGGAAGCCCGCGCCGCCGCGGCCCTTCAGGTTGATGTTCTCGGCGAGCTTGGCGAGTTGCTCGCCGCCCATCGGTTCGAGCGGCCCGTGCACCTTCAGGTGCATGGGCAGATCGAGTCTTTCGACAAGGTCGAAGCCCGACGTGAGCTGAGGAAGCCCGACCACGCGGACTTCTGGTACGTCGGGCAGGGCCTCGTTCACTTAAACCCTCCGGAAGGCGTGTTCCAAGGTTCGCCCGAACCCGGTGCCTCGAAGTCGTAGGGGGCACCGGGGAATGTTTCAGTGGCGGGACCGCTGTTGTTGTACGTGTCGTTCTGGTTGTACGTACCGAAGACGGCGTTTGTCTCAGAGGTGTCGTACACATCACTCGACCCGTAGCCGGCCGCGTTGGAGCCGTAGCCCGAAGTGTTCGAACCGTAGGTCGTGGTTCCGGAATTGTCGTAGACCGGGATGTTGTAGCTCGTGTCGTTGAGCGGGTCGTAGGCGGACGGGGGTGCCTCGCCGACCGGCGGCGGGGAGGGGATGGGCCAGTTGCCGGTACTGCTGGAGCTGCCGTCGACGCGCGGCATCGCCTCCGTCGGCTGCATGTCCATGGGCAGGTCCATGCGGGAGGTCTGGTCGGCGTACGGCTGCTGCTGTCCGCGCGGGTTGACGGCGCGATAGGCGGCGGCGAAACCGCCCGTGGTCTCCGCGGCCGAGGGGGGCTGGGAGGGCATGCCGGGCAGTGGGCCGGTGCGCTCGTTGCGGGAGGGGCGCTCGTCGCGCGGGCCCCGCCCCGGGCGCCGTTCCTCGTAGCCGGGCAGGGAGGAGCCGGACGCCGCCCGGGCGCGGCTCTCCTCCAGGTCCTCGCGCAGGCCCGGCTCGTTGCCGATGATCTGGGCGAGGCGGTCGGCGAACTTGCGCTTGACCGGACGCGGGGCCGCGCGCAGGGCGAGGGCCGCGGCGACGGCGACCACGCAGAGTTCGTAGCTGACCATGAAGAACGTCTTCGCCGGGCGGCCGGCGAACAGGCCGTGGATCAGGGCCGCGCACCAGGCCGGGTAGGCCAGCATGTGCATCGCGCGCCAGCGGGCCGCGACCGGCGCGGGGGAGGCGAACTGGTTGCGCAGGGCGCCGGTGACGCCGACGAAGATCATGAGCAGGGCGGCCAGGGAGCCGAGGCCGATGAGGAACGCGCTGCCCGGGATCTCGCTGCCGCCGGCGAACAACAGGCTGAAGGGGATGATCGCGGCGATCGGGCTGGCGTGGTCCAGGGCCAGTTTGACGCCGATGTGCACCAGGAGGAACGCGATCGAGGCGACGGCGGTCACCCGGTGGATGCCCTGCGCGATGATCCGCTGGCGGGTGTTGAGGATCATCCGGTCCTGGGCGACCAGGCCCCAGATGACAGAGCAGGTGAGGCAGACGAGCGAGAGGACACCGGCACCGAAGTTGAGGAACTCCTGGAGCCAGGTGCCGCCGAGCAGCACGACCAGGGGTATGAGAAGCAGAACAGCGGCGGTCGCAACCCCGTAGGCCGACCGGCCCGTCCTGGGGAGCGAACTGTTACTACGACGAGGGTTCATGGGGGCAACTCCGAGCGGTTCGGGAAGGCGGTCCCGCTGCCGCACTCTAAGTGGCTCCATACCGGGGGGTACGGCGTTTGAGTTATTGCGTTGTTATCTACGGGCTGTGTGGGGCATGCGATGTCCCTTAGCGTCTGTTACGCCAGGTAACAATTGAACGTTGTTCAGCTTTTCCATGTCTTCACAACTCCCAGGTACGGATCAGGGGGCGCGGATGTTCATGTGTGACTCCTCTCATCGCGCGCCGCCGTGCGCCCCCGGAAGCCCGTCGCGACCCGCTGTGGCGCTGCGGTACCCTGACGCCATGCGTGCCGTACGCCTTCTGCTTAGCGAGCCGCGCTGATCAATCCCGACCACCGGGCGAATCGGATGGTCGGCATCGGCGCGGCGTCCCCTCCTGTGCGAGGGGATTTTTCGTTTCCAGGGAATCGCAGCCGCCGGCAGAGACGATCGATGGAGCTTTGAGGATCATGAGCGAGACGAACCCCGCTGCCGCCGAGGTGGCCGCGCCGCACCGCTACACGGCGGCCGTGGCCGCCGAGATCGAGGCACGCTGGCAGGACTTCTGGGACGCCGAGGGCACGTACGCGGCGCCGAACCCCAAGGGTGACCTGGCGGGCGATCCCGAGCTGGTCGCCAAGCCCAAGAAGTTCATCATGGACATGTTCCCGTACCCCTCCGGTGCGGGCCTGCACGTCGGTCACCCCCTGGGCTACATCGCCACCGACGTCTTCGCGCGCTTCCAGCGCATGACCGGCCACAACGTCCTGCACACCCTGGGCTTCGACGCCTTCGGCCTGCCCGCCGAGCAGTACGCCGTGCAGACCGGCACGCACCCGCGGGTCTCCACCGAGGCCAACATCGAGAACATGAAGGTCCAGCTGCGCCGGCTGGGCCTGGGCCACGACAAGCGCCGGTCGTTCGCCACGATCGACCCGGACTACTACAAGTGGACCCAGTGGATCTTCCTGCAGATCTTCAACTCCTGGTACGACGACGAGGCGCAGAAGGCCCGCCCGATCGCCGAGCTGGTCGCGCAGTTCGAGTCCGGTGAGCGTGCGGTACCCGGCTCCACGCGCGCGTGGAGCGAGCTGAGCGCCGGCGAGCGCGCCGACGTCCTGGGCGGCTACCGCCTGGCGTACGCCTCCGACGCGCCGGTCAACTGGTGCCCCGGCCTGGGCACCGTGCTGGCCAACGAGGAGGTCACCGCCGAGGGCCGCTCCGAGCGCGGCAACTTCCCGGTCTTCAAGGCCAAGCTGCGCCAGTGGAACATGCGGATCACCGCGTACGCCGACCGGCTGCTGGACGACCTGAACGAGCTGGACTGGCCCGAGGCCATCAAGCTGCAGCAGCGCAACTGGATCGGCCGCTCCGAGGGCGCCCGCGTCGACTTCCCCGTGGACGGCGAGCGCATCACCGTCTTCACCACGCGCCCCGACACCCTGTTCGGCGCGAGCTACATGGTGCTGGCTCCCGAGCACCCGCTGGTCGACAAGTTCACCCCGGACGCCTGGCCCGAGGGCACGCACGACGTGTGGACCGGCGGTCACGCTACCCCGGCCGCGGCCGTCGCCGCCTACCGCGCGCAGGCCGCCTCCAAGTCCGACGTCGAGCGCCAGGCCGAGGCCAAGGACAAGACCGGCGTCTTCATCGGCTCGTACGCGACCAACCCGGTCAACGGCGAGCAGGTCCCCGTCTTCATCGCCGACTACGTCCTGATGGGCTACGGCACCGGCGCGATCATGGCCGTACCCTGCGGCGACCAGCGTGACTTCGAGTTCGCGCGCGCCTTCGAGCTGCCGATCACCTGCATCGTCGAGCCGACGGACGGCCGCGGCACGGACACCTCGACGTGGGAGGACGCCTTCTCGTCGTACGACGCGAAGATCATCAACTCCACCGCCGAGGGCATCTCCCTGGACGGTCTGGGCGTCGCCGAGGCCAAGGCCCGCATCACCGAGTGGCTGGAGCGGTCCGGCGTCGGCGAGGGCACGGTCAACTTCCGGCTGCGCGACTGGCTGTTCAGCCGGCAGCGCTACTGGGGCGAGCCCTTCCCGATCGTCTACGACGAGGACGGCATCGCCCACCCGCTGCCCGAGTCGATGCTGCCGCTGGAGCTGCCCGAGGTCGAGGACTACAGCCCGCGCACCTTCGACCCGGACGACGCCGACACCGAGCCCGAGACGCCGCTGTCGCGCAACGAGGACTGGGTCAACGTCACGCTGGACCTGGGCGACGGTCCGAAGCGGTACCGGCGCGAGACCAACACCATGCCCAACTGGGCCGGTTCCTGCTGGTACGAGCTGCGCTACCTGGACGCGCACAACAGCGAGCAGCTGGTCGACCCCGAGATCGAGCGGTACTGGATGGGCCCGCGCGAGGGCCAGCCGCACGGTGGTGTCGACCTGTACGTCGGCGGTGCCGAGCACGCCGTGCTGCACCTGCTGTACGCCCGCTTCTGGTCCAAGGTCCTGTTCGACCTGGGGCACGTCTCCTCCGCGGAGCCGTTCCACAAGCTGTTCAACCAGGGCATGATCCAGGCCTACGTCTACCGCGACAGCCGTGGCATCGCGGTGCCGGCCGCCGAGGTGGAGGAGCGCGACGGCGCCTACTACTACCAGGGCGAGAAGGTCTCCCGGCTGCTGGGCAAGATGGGCAAGTCCCTGAAGAACGCGGTCACTCCGGACGAGATCTGTGCCGAGTACGGCGCCGACACGCTGCGGCTGTACGAGATGGCGATGGGCCCGCTGGACGTCTCCCGGCCGTGGGACACGCGCGCGGTCGTCGGTCAGTTCCGGCTGCTGCAGCGGCTGTGGCGCAACGTCGTCGACGAGTCGACCGGCGCCGTGACCGTGGTGGACGCCGAGCCCGACGAGGACACGCTGCGTGCCCTGCACAAGGCCATCGACGGCGTGCGCGGGGACCTGGAGGGCATGCGGTTCAACACCGCGATCGCCAAGGTCACCGAGCTGAACAACCACCTGACCAAGGCGGGCGGCGCGGTGCCGCGCACGGTCGCCGAGTCGCTGGTGCTGATGGTCGCGCCGCTGGCCCCGCACATCGCCGAGGAGCTGTGGCGCAAGCTGGGCCGCGACGGCTCGGTCGTGCACGAGGACTTCCCGGTCGCCGACCCGGCGTACGTGGTCGATGAGACGGTGACGTGCGTCGTGCAGATCAAGGGCAAGGTCAAGGCCCGCCTGGAGGTCTCACCGGCCATCTCCGAGGAGGAGCTGGAGAAGGTCGCGCTGTCCGACGAGAAGGTCGTGGCGGCGCTGGACGGGGCAGGGATCCGCAAGGTGATCGTGCGCGCGCCGAAGCTGGTGAACATCGTTCCGGCGTAGGGCGTCGGGGTTCTGGGCTTCGGGGCTCTGACCGGGCCGGAAGTATCGTCCGGTCGGCAGGCTTGCTGCCGGCCGTCATGATCAGCGGTCGTCCGGTCGGCGAGCGTGCCGCCGGGGCGCCATGATCACGCTGGACGGCTCGGGGTGATCCCCTGCGGGCAGGTTCGGGGTTCTGCTGGAACTCCGGGCCTGCCCGCTGCGTTTACCGTTGAAGAGTGACGTGGCATGGGTCGCGGCCGGTCGGAGGAGGAGCTCGTGGAAGCAGTGATCGCAGTCGTCGCCCTGCTCTTCGTGCTCTTCGTGGTGCTCGGCGCGTACGCCACCGTGAAGGTGGTCGGCGCCGCCAAGCGCCGCGTGGACGAGACGATCACCCACGCCCGGCGCACGGTCGAGGACCACACCCTGCGGGCCAAGTCCTTCGCCCAGCCCGGCGCGGTCGGCGAGCTGGCGCAGCTGCGGCTGAAGCTGCGCACCTCGATGCGCGCCACCCAGGACGCCCTGCACGCGGGCGTGGGCGAGGACGAGTCCCTCAAGGAGTCCCTCGGCCTCTTCGAGCGCCTGAGCGCGCACGGCCACGAACTGGACGCGGAGCTCCGGCGCCTGGAGTCCGAGCCGGACCGTACGACGCTTGCCGGGCGGCTGCCCGACCTGCGTGAGCGCACCGAGCGCATCGTCGAGGCCGCGGACTCGCTGCGCTGGGCGGCCCGCGACCGGGCCCGCCGGTTCGCCGACGACGACCTGGACACCCTCAGCGCCCAGATCGACGTGGAGACCGGCGCCCTGCGGCACTGGCAGACGACGGAATCCATGGGGACCGGGTCGACGGGGTCAGGGTCGACGGCGACCGGGGCCGGGTCCTCGACCGCAGGCTCTTCAGCGACGGGGTCTTCCACGGGATCTGCGAAGGCGGAATCCGCGGCGGCTGGGCCGGCGCCCGACCGTCCGTCTTCCCCGCCGCCCCCCTGGCCGGAGGCTCCCGCCTCGGACGCCGCCGAGACGTCCGAGCAGACCTGGCCGGACAGCCCTCAGCGGCAGCGGGCCGAGGAGCCGACGAGGCCCGCCATCAACCCGCCGGGCCCCCGCCAGACGTACCCCTGGCAGAAGAAACCCCGTCCCGAGAGCACGACTTGAGCCCCGGCGGCCACGCGTCGCTCCGGTCAAGGCTTCACCGCCTGAGCGGGGTCGGGCTGCCGCCCGGGCACTACGCCAGGTAACCTCCAGCTCATGTCCCGCCATGTCGCTATCGTCACCGATTCAACGGCCTACCTGCCGCCCCGGACGATGGAGCGCCACGGCATCACAGCGGTACCCCTGACCGTGGTCGTCGGCGGTCAGGCGCTGGACGAGGGCACCGAGATCTCGACCCGTTCCCTCGCCCAGGCGTTGCAGAAGCGACGGCCCGTCACGACCTCGCGGCCCAGCCCCGAGGTCTTCGCACGGCACTACCGCGAGGTCGCCGAGTCCGGCGCCACCGGCATCGTCTCCCTGCACCTGTCCGCCGAGCTCTCCGGCACCTACGACGCGGCGGTCGTCGCGGCGCGTGAGGCGCCGGTGCCGGTGCGGGTGGTGGACACCGGCATGGTCGCCATGGCGCTGGGGTTCTGCGCGCTCGCGGCAGCCGAGGCGGCGGAGACGGGCGGCACGGTGGATGAGGCCGTCACGGCCGCCGAGAAACGGGCCGGGGGCACGGCCGCCTACTTCTACGTCGACACCCTCGACTATCTGCGCCGTGGCGGCCGCATCGGCGCCGCGCAGGCCCTGCTGGGCTCCGCGCTCGCCGTGAAGCCGTTGTTGCAGCTGGAGGGCGGGCGGATCGGGCCCCTGGAGAAGGTCCGCACGGCTTCCAAGGCGATCGCCCGCCTGGAGGAGATCGCCGCCGACCGGGCGGGCAGCGCGCAGGTGGACATCGCGGTCCACCATCTCTCGGCACCGGACCGGGCGTCGGCACTGGCGGATCGTTTGCGGGCGCGGGTGCCGGGGTTGGCGGAGCTGCATGTGAGCGAGGTCGGGGCGGTGATCGGGGCGCATACGGGGCCTGGGTTGTTGGGGGTTGTGGTTTCGCCTCGGTGACGGGGCTTGTGGGGCTCGTGGGGCTCGCGGTGCTTGTGGTGAAGGCATTGGGGGCTTGGGGAGCCGGGGGCGTCACTCGTGTGGGTGGCTGGGTTTTCCACAACTGGTTGGTAATCCCCGGGAATTGAGCAAGATCATCGTGAGTGGGGCGGGGTGTCGGATCCTCCTCGCATGGCACTTCGATCACGTACACGTTCACGTACTGTCACGCGGCCGGGCGCTGCTACGGCGACGGCTGGGGCTGCGGCCGCATCCGTGCCCTCGGCTGCACGGGGGCGCACTGCGACGGTGACCAGTGGTCCTGGGCGCGGTCCGCGATCCGACGGGCGCACTCGGCACCGGCGAGGCACGCATGTCACCGGGAGGGCGCGTCAGCGTCAGCGCCATGCATCGGCGGAGGAGCTGCGGCGCCGGGCGGAGGTGATTTTCGCCGAACGGGGCGAGGAGTGGGGGGAATCGGGGGAGCCGGGGGGTGGGCCGCCGCCGCGGCGTAGCGGGGTTGAGGGGGTGGGGAGGGGGTTCGGTCTCGACCCGGACGTGGACCCGGACCCGGACCTGGACGTGGCGCGGGGCGGCGTGGTTGCTGGCGCTGGTGTCGGTGGCGATGCCGTTGGTCGTGCCGGGGCCGGTGACGCCGGTTTGGATGCCGGCGCGGGC
The DNA window shown above is from Streptomyces chartreusis and carries:
- the rsfS gene encoding ribosome silencing factor; the encoded protein is MTATDRSLELVNTAAQAAADKLAHDIIAYDVSDVLSITDAFLLASAPNDRQVKSIVDEIEERLNKELGAKPVRREGDREARWVLLDYVDIVVHVQHSEERVFYALERLWKDCPELELPEDARATRGKAAEHAKLQAAEEAADLGGEWR
- a CDS encoding histidine phosphatase family protein, which produces MSTTDEVPTDRPGRGRRVILWRHGQTSWNVERRFQGSTDVALTEAGISQARRAARLLVNLKPDAIIASDLQRAAATAAELAGLTGLEVTHDEALRETYAGVWQGLTHEEIIARHGEEYAAWKRGEPVRRGGGELETEVADRAAPVVLRHTEKLPDDGTLVVVSHGGTIRTTIGRLLGLQARHWESLGGLSNCCWSVLGEGARGWRLLEHNAGTLPEPVLGDDD
- a CDS encoding NADH-quinone oxidoreductase subunit NuoF family protein, whose amino-acid sequence is MNEALPDVPEVRVVGLPQLTSGFDLVERLDLPMHLKVHGPLEPMGGEQLAKLAENINLKGRGGAGFPFHKKLRSVAETAIKRGVRPVVVVNGSEDEPACRKDTVMINRAPHLILDGALLCAEAMGARTLVIAVTRESTQRSMEAALAERGLSNSRRSALRAFVQRNPVRMVTGAAASVIRSIDGGPAIPPGRKVSASQNGVGGAPTLLSNAETFAQLAIAARIGPERYGNTGLYDEPGTVMLTVSGAVARPMVIEVPTGVPLRYVLQLAGAPPVPQGVLTGGYHGKWIDAATVNEAIVSRNSLDAVGGALGAGAVLPITQETCPLGESLRVAQWLAEESAGQCGPCYLGLPAAARGLEDILNGGGPAALEALKQVAKNVKRRGACSHPDGSAMFLESTIKAFTDDLAAHVLGNGCGRPVEGVLPLFEGGRAPTGIPGGGEEEENGPARQKIYVDWTLCRGHGLCADILPEVFQLGADGFPTVAQAMVPRYAEAKALRAVRRCPALALRIEEDTRGQDTSRNNLPVLSQGRGRRALGR
- a CDS encoding ferric reductase-like transmembrane domain-containing protein — its product is MNPRRSNSSLPRTGRSAYGVATAAVLLLIPLVVLLGGTWLQEFLNFGAGVLSLVCLTCSVIWGLVAQDRMILNTRQRIIAQGIHRVTAVASIAFLLVHIGVKLALDHASPIAAIIPFSLLFAGGSEIPGSAFLIGLGSLAALLMIFVGVTGALRNQFASPAPVAARWRAMHMLAYPAWCAALIHGLFAGRPAKTFFMVSYELCVVAVAAALALRAAPRPVKRKFADRLAQIIGNEPGLREDLEESRARAASGSSLPGYEERRPGRGPRDERPSRNERTGPLPGMPSQPPSAAETTGGFAAAYRAVNPRGQQQPYADQTSRMDLPMDMQPTEAMPRVDGSSSSTGNWPIPSPPPVGEAPPSAYDPLNDTSYNIPVYDNSGTTTYGSNTSGYGSNAAGYGSSDVYDTSETNAVFGTYNQNDTYNNSGPATETFPGAPYDFEAPGSGEPWNTPSGGFK
- the leuS gene encoding leucine--tRNA ligase; the encoded protein is MSETNPAAAEVAAPHRYTAAVAAEIEARWQDFWDAEGTYAAPNPKGDLAGDPELVAKPKKFIMDMFPYPSGAGLHVGHPLGYIATDVFARFQRMTGHNVLHTLGFDAFGLPAEQYAVQTGTHPRVSTEANIENMKVQLRRLGLGHDKRRSFATIDPDYYKWTQWIFLQIFNSWYDDEAQKARPIAELVAQFESGERAVPGSTRAWSELSAGERADVLGGYRLAYASDAPVNWCPGLGTVLANEEVTAEGRSERGNFPVFKAKLRQWNMRITAYADRLLDDLNELDWPEAIKLQQRNWIGRSEGARVDFPVDGERITVFTTRPDTLFGASYMVLAPEHPLVDKFTPDAWPEGTHDVWTGGHATPAAAVAAYRAQAASKSDVERQAEAKDKTGVFIGSYATNPVNGEQVPVFIADYVLMGYGTGAIMAVPCGDQRDFEFARAFELPITCIVEPTDGRGTDTSTWEDAFSSYDAKIINSTAEGISLDGLGVAEAKARITEWLERSGVGEGTVNFRLRDWLFSRQRYWGEPFPIVYDEDGIAHPLPESMLPLELPEVEDYSPRTFDPDDADTEPETPLSRNEDWVNVTLDLGDGPKRYRRETNTMPNWAGSCWYELRYLDAHNSEQLVDPEIERYWMGPREGQPHGGVDLYVGGAEHAVLHLLYARFWSKVLFDLGHVSSAEPFHKLFNQGMIQAYVYRDSRGIAVPAAEVEERDGAYYYQGEKVSRLLGKMGKSLKNAVTPDEICAEYGADTLRLYEMAMGPLDVSRPWDTRAVVGQFRLLQRLWRNVVDESTGAVTVVDAEPDEDTLRALHKAIDGVRGDLEGMRFNTAIAKVTELNNHLTKAGGAVPRTVAESLVLMVAPLAPHIAEELWRKLGRDGSVVHEDFPVADPAYVVDETVTCVVQIKGKVKARLEVSPAISEEELEKVALSDEKVVAALDGAGIRKVIVRAPKLVNIVPA
- a CDS encoding DegV family protein translates to MSRHVAIVTDSTAYLPPRTMERHGITAVPLTVVVGGQALDEGTEISTRSLAQALQKRRPVTTSRPSPEVFARHYREVAESGATGIVSLHLSAELSGTYDAAVVAAREAPVPVRVVDTGMVAMALGFCALAAAEAAETGGTVDEAVTAAEKRAGGTAAYFYVDTLDYLRRGGRIGAAQALLGSALAVKPLLQLEGGRIGPLEKVRTASKAIARLEEIAADRAGSAQVDIAVHHLSAPDRASALADRLRARVPGLAELHVSEVGAVIGAHTGPGLLGVVVSPR